Proteins from a genomic interval of Treponema succinifaciens DSM 2489:
- a CDS encoding hexokinase, whose translation MNRKVAAFLGRHNFSIHQDINSIVEAMLFDMNEGLSGRPSGEDMIRTYANPPSQATAGKSVIVIDAGGTNFRSCLVTFDSNGNPSIDFMEKTRMPGVDRELSKKEFFDQISANLEHLKDKSSSIGFCFSYPVDIQEDGDGVLINFTKEVKAPEVEGSHIGKELEKALKEHGWKNKLHVSMLNDTVSALLAGAADPDEGMKYSSYVGFILGTGMNSAYIQTASPEYKNLKTQIINCESGKFDKVARSDFDISFDKKSEKPGIGIMEKLCSGAYMGPIAFEAVTAAGKENLFSEKLSEKLSQLDSLTQIEMDSFLHAPYSTNSKLGSIMAECAKDDDYDVLFQLLDALVERCARMAAAILSACVIKSGEGKTADKPVCILCNGTSFFKTYKVRQRVLGYLEEILVKERGLYFDVISRENDITLGTAIGGLL comes from the coding sequence ATGAACCGAAAAGTTGCGGCCTTTTTGGGCAGACACAATTTCAGCATCCATCAGGACATTAATTCAATTGTTGAAGCTATGCTTTTTGATATGAATGAAGGATTGAGCGGCCGTCCTTCTGGCGAGGATATGATTAGAACTTATGCGAATCCTCCATCTCAGGCTACAGCTGGAAAAAGTGTTATTGTAATTGATGCCGGCGGAACAAATTTCCGCTCTTGCCTTGTAACTTTTGATTCAAACGGAAATCCTTCAATTGATTTTATGGAAAAAACAAGAATGCCTGGTGTTGACCGCGAGCTTTCTAAAAAAGAATTTTTTGACCAGATTTCGGCGAACCTTGAGCATTTAAAAGACAAGTCTTCTAGCATTGGGTTCTGCTTTTCTTATCCAGTTGACATTCAGGAAGATGGCGACGGCGTTCTTATTAACTTTACAAAAGAAGTAAAAGCTCCTGAAGTTGAAGGCTCCCACATCGGAAAAGAACTTGAAAAAGCATTGAAGGAACACGGCTGGAAAAACAAGCTTCATGTTTCAATGCTGAACGACACGGTTTCTGCCTTGCTTGCTGGAGCTGCCGACCCGGATGAAGGAATGAAATATTCTTCTTACGTTGGATTTATTCTTGGAACTGGAATGAATTCCGCATACATTCAGACTGCAAGCCCGGAATACAAAAATTTAAAGACACAGATTATAAACTGCGAGTCTGGAAAATTCGACAAGGTTGCAAGAAGTGACTTTGATATTTCGTTTGACAAAAAAAGTGAAAAGCCTGGAATCGGCATTATGGAAAAACTTTGCTCAGGCGCATACATGGGACCGATTGCTTTTGAAGCTGTTACAGCAGCAGGCAAGGAAAATCTTTTTTCAGAAAAGCTTTCAGAAAAACTTTCTCAGCTTGATTCTCTTACTCAAATTGAAATGGATTCGTTCCTTCATGCTCCATATTCAACAAATTCAAAGCTTGGCTCAATTATGGCTGAATGCGCCAAGGACGATGACTACGATGTTTTGTTTCAGTTGCTTGATGCGCTTGTAGAACGTTGCGCTAGAATGGCTGCCGCAATTTTGTCTGCCTGCGTAATAAAAAGCGGGGAAGGAAAAACTGCCGATAAGCCTGTCTGCATTCTTTGCAACGGAACTTCATTCTTTAAAACTTATAAAGTTCGCCAGCGTGTTCTTGGTTATCTTGAAGAGATTCTTGTAAAGGAACGCGGACTTTACTTTGATGTAATCAGCCGTGAAAACGACATTACTCTTGGCACTGCGATTGGCGGTCTTCTTTAA
- a CDS encoding methyl-accepting chemotaxis protein encodes MRFTKSYKFKFIAFISFFIILISVITTMVAINNIKSTAFSVFSSQGESLVKRALYKIDADRFSELAETLDDSHPYYKELYQELRIIKSQTQCKFLYTMVPSGGNNFTYIVDGSTTRVDIDNFSPIGTVEDLSSYGEYPHIVLQEKEIIISDFKKQKDWGWLITAYAPIIKDNNAIGFVACDFDAVAILKLIEQSQITMSICCLALFIICIGILYLWISSFFKKLTAVSSRMNEIAGGESDLTARVLESGENELTEISRACNRIIENLQKMIISEKTAVSKLSENSNVLLNQTHETTSLIETESQLIEDIYSKAKEQTEKTQEANGTIDDVVTSVIELDEKAKNQHVAIQNSTDAVSQITKNIEEINKKIFGINSEYENIVQKSNDGKQCQSEVTKKIEAIQELATKLFEANKVISEISAQTNLLAMNAAIEAAHAGEAGKGFSVVANEIRTLATNSASQTKSIKELVENIESAVEQMVSASTNSTKSFEALESSIKSMNTSIQSVCEKINEQNSESSKIKSMMQILHEDSNAISVSSGQLKIKNSLLEEQVSILQEKASEILDGSSTASENLEKMKNFAGKVNSHSEENLELSESVKKIVDSYKTE; translated from the coding sequence ATGAGATTTACAAAATCATACAAATTTAAGTTTATCGCATTCATATCATTTTTTATCATTCTCATTTCTGTTATTACAACAATGGTCGCAATCAACAATATAAAGTCAACTGCTTTTTCTGTTTTTTCTTCCCAGGGAGAATCTTTAGTAAAAAGAGCTTTATATAAAATCGACGCGGACAGATTTTCAGAGCTTGCTGAAACACTTGATGACTCTCATCCGTACTATAAAGAATTATATCAGGAACTTAGAATTATAAAATCACAGACTCAGTGCAAATTTCTTTACACAATGGTTCCAAGCGGAGGAAACAATTTTACATACATTGTAGACGGAAGCACAACACGCGTTGACATAGACAATTTTTCTCCAATAGGAACTGTTGAAGACTTATCTAGTTACGGTGAATATCCGCATATTGTATTGCAGGAAAAAGAAATCATTATATCAGATTTTAAAAAACAAAAAGACTGGGGATGGCTAATTACAGCTTATGCTCCGATTATAAAGGACAATAATGCAATTGGATTTGTTGCCTGCGATTTTGATGCTGTTGCAATTCTTAAACTTATAGAGCAAAGCCAGATTACAATGTCGATTTGCTGCCTTGCGCTTTTTATAATCTGCATAGGAATTTTATATCTATGGATTTCTTCATTTTTCAAGAAGCTTACAGCAGTTTCATCAAGAATGAACGAAATTGCCGGCGGAGAAAGCGACCTTACTGCCAGAGTTTTAGAGTCAGGTGAAAACGAACTTACAGAAATTTCAAGAGCTTGCAACAGAATAATTGAAAATCTTCAGAAAATGATTATTTCTGAGAAAACAGCCGTTTCAAAGTTAAGCGAAAATTCAAATGTGCTTTTAAACCAGACGCACGAAACAACAAGCTTAATTGAAACGGAAAGTCAATTAATAGAAGATATTTACTCAAAGGCAAAAGAGCAGACTGAAAAAACTCAGGAAGCAAACGGAACCATCGATGATGTTGTAACTTCCGTGATTGAGCTTGACGAAAAAGCAAAAAATCAGCACGTGGCGATTCAGAATTCCACAGATGCCGTTAGCCAGATTACAAAAAACATAGAAGAAATCAACAAAAAAATTTTTGGAATCAACAGTGAATACGAAAATATTGTTCAAAAATCCAATGACGGAAAGCAATGCCAGTCCGAAGTCACAAAGAAAATTGAAGCGATTCAGGAACTTGCGACTAAGCTTTTTGAAGCGAACAAAGTGATTTCCGAAATTTCTGCACAGACAAATTTGCTTGCCATGAACGCGGCAATTGAAGCGGCGCACGCAGGAGAAGCGGGAAAAGGATTCAGTGTAGTTGCAAACGAAATCAGAACACTTGCAACAAATTCCGCCTCCCAGACAAAATCGATAAAAGAACTTGTAGAAAACATTGAGTCGGCTGTAGAACAGATGGTTTCAGCTTCTACAAATTCTACAAAATCATTTGAAGCGCTGGAATCAAGCATAAAAAGCATGAATACTTCAATTCAAAGTGTATGCGAAAAAATTAATGAACAGAATTCAGAATCGAGCAAAATCAAAAGCATGATGCAAATTCTTCATGAAGATTCCAATGCTATTTCTGTTTCGTCCGGACAACTCAAAATAAAAAATTCGCTTCTTGAAGAGCAGGTTTCAATTCTTCAGGAAAAAGCCTCAGAAATTCTTGACGGCTCAAGCACCGCTTCTGAAAACCTTGAAAAGATGAAAAATTTTGCCGGAAAAGTAAATTCACATTCAGAAGAAAACCTTGAGCTTTCTGAATCTGTAAAGAAAATTGTTGACAGCTACAAAACTGAATAA
- the rfbA gene encoding glucose-1-phosphate thymidylyltransferase RfbA has protein sequence MKGIILAGGSGTRLYPITKAVSKQILPLYDKPMIYYPLSCLMLAGIKEVLIISTPRDLPLFKELFGDGSWLGMKFEYKVQEKPRGLADAFIIGKDFIADDSVALVLGDNIFYGQSFTSTLKRAKETVESGKGSVIFGYYVKEPSAYGVVEFDKSGKVLGIEEKPLVPKSNYAVPGLYFYSNDVVKIATDVKPSARGEIEITSINNEFLSRGELSVELLGRGMAWLDTGTYDGLLEASNFIATIQKRQGMYVSCIEEIAFRNGWISKEELLSLASGYKTEYGRYLEYIAGAN, from the coding sequence ATGAAGGGGATTATTTTAGCAGGCGGTTCTGGAACTAGACTTTATCCAATCACAAAAGCTGTTTCAAAGCAGATTCTTCCGTTGTATGATAAACCGATGATTTATTATCCGTTAAGTTGCCTTATGCTTGCGGGAATAAAAGAAGTTCTTATAATTTCAACTCCAAGAGATTTGCCTTTATTTAAGGAGCTTTTTGGAGACGGAAGCTGGCTTGGAATGAAATTTGAATATAAAGTTCAGGAAAAACCGCGCGGACTTGCTGATGCTTTTATTATTGGAAAAGATTTTATTGCAGATGACAGTGTTGCATTGGTTCTTGGCGACAACATTTTTTACGGACAGTCTTTCACTTCAACTTTAAAGCGCGCAAAAGAAACTGTTGAATCTGGAAAGGGTAGTGTGATTTTCGGCTATTATGTAAAAGAGCCTTCAGCTTACGGAGTTGTTGAATTCGATAAATCTGGAAAGGTTTTAGGAATTGAAGAAAAGCCTTTAGTTCCAAAATCAAACTATGCGGTTCCGGGACTTTACTTTTATTCAAATGACGTTGTAAAAATCGCCACTGATGTAAAACCTTCTGCCCGTGGTGAAATTGAAATAACTTCTATAAACAATGAATTCCTTTCAAGAGGAGAGCTTTCTGTTGAACTGCTTGGACGCGGAATGGCTTGGCTTGATACAGGAACTTACGACGGACTTTTGGAAGCAAGCAATTTTATTGCTACAATTCAAAAACGACAGGGAATGTATGTAAGTTGCATTGAAGAAATTGCATTCCGCAACGGATGGATTTCAAAAGAAGAGCTTTTGTCTCTTGCTTCAGGCTACAAAACAGAATATGGCCGTTATCTTGAATATATCGCAGGAGCAAACTGA
- the rfbC gene encoding dTDP-4-dehydrorhamnose 3,5-epimerase, protein MFDFKKCYSSDGTEFAGLYEIQPKVFGDSRGYFLETYSEKDFFEAGLKMKFVQDNQSSSSKGVLRGLHFQTRHPQGKLVRSLQGKVFDVAVDLRKGSATFGKYYGVVLDSEKQNQFYIPEGFAHGFYVISDSAVFAYKCTDFYHPEDEDGLMWNDSSIGVDWKSVGAGETPLLSEKDKKHLAFSFDADYFDLNGKWQGK, encoded by the coding sequence ATGTTCGACTTTAAAAAATGCTATTCTTCTGACGGAACAGAATTTGCAGGACTTTATGAAATTCAGCCAAAAGTCTTTGGAGACAGCCGCGGATATTTTTTGGAAACTTACAGTGAAAAAGATTTTTTTGAAGCCGGACTAAAAATGAAATTTGTTCAGGACAATCAGTCATCTTCGTCAAAAGGCGTTTTGCGCGGACTGCACTTTCAGACAAGGCATCCTCAGGGAAAACTTGTGCGCTCATTGCAGGGAAAAGTTTTTGATGTTGCTGTGGATTTGCGCAAAGGTTCTGCTACATTTGGAAAATATTACGGAGTTGTCCTTGACAGCGAAAAGCAAAATCAGTTTTATATTCCAGAAGGCTTTGCCCACGGATTTTATGTGATTTCTGATTCGGCGGTTTTTGCTTACAAATGCACGGACTTTTATCATCCGGAAGATGAAGACGGCTTGATGTGGAATGATTCTTCAATTGGAGTTGACTGGAAGTCTGTTGGCGCAGGAGAAACTCCACTTTTAAGTGAAAAAGACAAAAAACATCTGGCATTCTCTTTTGATGCGGATTATTTTGATTTAAATGGAAAATGGCAGGGAAAATAA
- a CDS encoding periplasmic-type flagellar collar protein FlbB, producing the protein MSNAKVLGKSILLIILILVLVLFGLLWFDYLGIIHAKRAFAPLFKLAGLSPQTSVSASSSKELVEADLDNDRFAKRLEALDIRSQELAKRESEVKEREDANAQIAQELEDKEKTQAEREKTFNNLVKKYDDRSVNIEQIVANLNGMPPKSAVGILIEMDDQDVIDVLRRADEIAAASGESSTVAYWLSLMPSDRAAEISRKMANKPLSIN; encoded by the coding sequence ATGTCAAACGCTAAAGTTTTAGGAAAATCAATTCTCCTCATCATTCTTATTTTAGTTCTTGTTTTGTTCGGACTTCTTTGGTTTGACTATCTGGGAATAATTCATGCTAAGAGAGCTTTTGCGCCTTTGTTTAAATTAGCTGGGCTTTCTCCGCAGACTTCTGTTTCAGCTTCATCTTCAAAAGAGCTTGTTGAGGCTGACCTTGACAATGACCGTTTTGCAAAAAGACTTGAGGCGCTTGATATTCGTTCGCAGGAGCTTGCAAAAAGAGAATCTGAAGTAAAAGAGCGCGAGGATGCGAATGCTCAGATTGCTCAGGAGCTTGAAGATAAAGAAAAAACTCAGGCTGAACGTGAAAAAACATTTAATAATTTAGTAAAAAAGTACGATGATAGAAGTGTAAACATCGAGCAAATTGTTGCTAATTTGAACGGTATGCCGCCAAAAAGCGCAGTTGGAATTCTTATTGAAATGGACGATCAGGACGTAATTGATGTTCTGCGCCGCGCCGATGAGATTGCTGCCGCCTCTGGTGAATCTTCTACAGTCGCATATTGGCTTTCGTTAATGCCTAGTGATCGTGCTGCTGAAATTTCACGTAAAATGGCAAACAAACCGCTTTCAATAAATTAG
- a CDS encoding LPS biosynthesis protein, whose amino-acid sequence MTEQYENNNEDEISLIDLFAVLVRYRKLVVIGTLAVALAAFAWLFVLPKFVPSLNKKTLTISYALKTERLPASVFNATGYDVIKSAVDYMQDPAVISECQRDFHIFENAEQAVLGGTFSVQSSNASDRITLLCKIPAEKENELNAFILELLKSTNSYIEDSAMQRINSLEENADKIIEQYGNLSLPVVWREENKKSEIKTISVSVNCLEISSDIKTFKASHDKFVSAPILLSSVVDSGKRTIKFIIVATFAAFFIFVFTAFLLNAIENIKNDENAVSLIKKAWDEGK is encoded by the coding sequence ATGACTGAACAGTACGAAAATAATAATGAAGATGAAATTTCTTTGATTGACTTGTTTGCGGTTCTTGTCCGCTATAGAAAACTTGTAGTTATAGGAACGCTTGCTGTTGCGCTTGCCGCCTTTGCATGGCTTTTTGTTCTGCCGAAATTTGTTCCTTCGTTGAATAAAAAAACACTTACGATTTCCTATGCGCTAAAAACAGAACGTTTGCCTGCTAGTGTTTTCAATGCGACAGGATATGATGTTATTAAATCTGCTGTTGATTATATGCAAGATCCTGCTGTAATTTCTGAGTGCCAAAGAGATTTTCATATTTTTGAAAACGCAGAGCAAGCAGTACTTGGAGGAACTTTTTCTGTTCAGTCGTCTAATGCTTCTGACCGAATTACACTGCTTTGCAAAATTCCTGCTGAAAAAGAAAATGAATTAAATGCTTTTATTTTAGAGCTTTTAAAAAGCACGAACTCCTATATAGAAGATTCTGCTATGCAAAGAATTAATTCATTGGAAGAAAATGCTGATAAAATTATTGAGCAATATGGAAATTTGAGTTTGCCAGTTGTTTGGAGAGAAGAAAATAAAAAGTCGGAAATAAAAACTATTTCTGTGTCTGTAAATTGTCTTGAGATTTCTTCAGATATAAAAACATTTAAAGCCAGCCATGATAAATTTGTTTCAGCTCCTATTCTTCTTTCTTCTGTAGTAGATTCTGGTAAAAGAACAATTAAATTTATTATAGTTGCAACTTTTGCCGCATTCTTTATTTTTGTTTTTACAGCGTTTCTTTTGAATGCAATTGAAAATATTAAGAATGATGAAAATGCTGTTTCCTTAATAAAAAAAGCATGGGACGAAGGAAAATAA
- a CDS encoding ATP-dependent helicase, with protein MSLENDLKDKLNPEQYKAVSTIEGPILIIAGAGSGKTRVITYRIANMLEKGIPQSQILALTFTNKAAKEMEERIKELTGKKLNNLTVSTFHAFGVRILRQEITKLGYRENFSIYDETDKKALIKESGRELKFSADAMDLYKISTLFSDIKTGRKSWNSESDMYRSLYEEYQSGLKLFNSVDFDDLIVLPIKLFKENPEVLEAYRNRFRYIMVDEFQDTSHQQYEMMHLLANKNIAVVGDDDQSIYSWRGADFQNIINFEKDFPDVTEIRLEQNYRSTGTILAAANGVIKHNTNRKDKELWSGNGNGKPIELYSPENEAAEADFIAEGILGISVDEKRNYDDFGVLIRANTQSRAIEEAFLENNIPYTMSGGTSFFERKEIKDIISYLRVIANHDDDINLLRIINTPRRGIGKAAIESINKVASTMNFSLWESIQAILSSSEEECPVSEKTKADFEVFSNIIENSKSMLSGKGLAKKVRALVDEINYFDYLISENPKSEKSARFKYMNIESLIKSMEQWENNPNYDDTSLYAYLNRITLISRDDMDDEQDKGKVNLMTIHASKGLEFPVVFIAGAEEGLMPHAHAVEEGGDAAIEEERRLFYVAVTRARDRLLISSCSHRRKMTSTVECEPSRFLDEIPKNLVEYHEPSKEVDAETAHELLQNMLKNMAKPRVPKI; from the coding sequence ATGTCTCTTGAAAATGATTTAAAGGACAAGCTCAATCCAGAGCAATACAAAGCTGTGTCTACAATTGAAGGACCGATTTTAATAATTGCAGGCGCAGGCTCTGGAAAAACCCGCGTAATCACTTACAGAATCGCCAATATGCTTGAAAAAGGAATTCCGCAAAGCCAGATTCTTGCGCTCACTTTTACAAACAAAGCCGCAAAAGAAATGGAAGAGCGCATAAAAGAGCTTACTGGAAAAAAACTGAACAATCTTACAGTCAGCACTTTTCATGCATTTGGAGTCCGAATTTTAAGACAGGAAATTACAAAGCTTGGCTACCGGGAAAATTTTTCAATTTATGATGAAACCGACAAAAAAGCTCTAATAAAAGAAAGCGGACGTGAACTGAAATTTTCAGCAGACGCAATGGATCTTTATAAAATAAGCACATTGTTCAGCGATATAAAAACCGGACGCAAAAGCTGGAATTCCGAAAGCGATATGTACAGAAGCCTTTACGAAGAATATCAGTCTGGGCTTAAGCTTTTCAATTCCGTTGACTTTGACGACTTGATTGTGCTCCCGATAAAACTTTTTAAAGAGAACCCAGAAGTTTTGGAAGCATACAGAAACAGATTCCGCTACATAATGGTTGACGAATTTCAGGACACAAGCCATCAGCAGTACGAAATGATGCATCTTCTTGCAAACAAAAATATCGCGGTCGTTGGCGATGACGACCAAAGCATTTACAGCTGGCGGGGTGCGGACTTTCAGAATATAATCAATTTTGAAAAAGATTTTCCTGATGTTACTGAAATAAGACTTGAGCAGAATTATCGTTCAACTGGCACAATTTTGGCGGCGGCAAACGGAGTAATAAAGCACAACACAAACCGCAAAGACAAAGAACTTTGGAGCGGAAACGGAAACGGAAAACCAATCGAGCTTTATTCGCCGGAAAACGAAGCCGCAGAAGCTGACTTTATTGCAGAAGGAATTCTTGGAATCAGCGTAGACGAAAAACGCAACTATGACGACTTTGGAGTTTTAATCCGGGCAAACACACAAAGCCGTGCAATTGAAGAAGCTTTTCTTGAAAACAACATTCCATATACAATGAGCGGTGGTACAAGTTTTTTTGAGCGAAAAGAAATAAAAGACATTATCAGCTATCTGCGCGTAATAGCAAACCATGACGACGACATAAATCTTTTGCGCATAATAAACACACCGCGGCGTGGAATCGGAAAGGCTGCAATCGAATCGATAAACAAAGTCGCTTCAACAATGAATTTTTCTCTTTGGGAATCCATTCAGGCAATTTTGTCATCTTCGGAAGAGGAATGCCCTGTAAGTGAAAAAACAAAAGCGGATTTTGAAGTCTTTTCAAATATAATAGAAAATTCCAAAAGCATGCTTTCTGGAAAAGGACTTGCAAAAAAAGTTCGCGCTTTAGTAGATGAAATAAATTATTTTGACTACTTGATTTCAGAAAATCCCAAAAGCGAAAAATCCGCAAGGTTCAAATACATGAACATCGAAAGCTTAATCAAGAGCATGGAGCAATGGGAAAACAATCCAAACTATGACGACACAAGTCTTTACGCATATTTAAACAGAATCACTTTAATTTCACGTGACGACATGGACGACGAGCAGGACAAAGGCAAAGTGAATTTAATGACAATCCACGCAAGCAAGGGGCTGGAATTTCCAGTTGTATTTATTGCCGGAGCGGAAGAAGGTCTTATGCCTCATGCCCATGCTGTAGAAGAGGGCGGAGATGCGGCGATTGAAGAAGAACGGCGGCTTTTTTACGTTGCAGTTACAAGAGCAAGAGACAGGCTTTTAATTTCCTCATGCTCACACAGAAGAAAAATGACATCCACAGTTGAATGCGAGCCGAGCCGCTTCCTTGATGAAATTCCAAAAAATCTTGTTGAGTATCACGAGCCTTCAAAAGAAGTGGATGCAGAAACAGCCCACGAGCTTTTGCAAAACATGCTGAAAAACATGGCAAAGCCAAGAGTTCCAAAGATTTAA
- the rfbB gene encoding dTDP-glucose 4,6-dehydratase: MRKLKNILVTGGAGFIGSNFIHYLFGLSSANGNLFNDADFSGNVVNVDCLTYAGNLESLKDVEEKFGGKRYFFEKVDICNRPEIERILKQYDIDTIIHFAAESHVDRSILGPETFIKTNVMGTFTLLDAARSFWKKPDGTFRDDVLFHHISTDEVYGSLGETGYFTETTPYDPRSPYSSSKASSDHIAMAYFHTYGLPLTLSNCTNNYGPYQFPEKLLPLMISNIRDGKPLPVYGKGDNIRDWIYVEDHNRAVWLIVNKGRTGQKYNIGGENEWQNIKLLHKVIELSAEKLGKPASEIEKTITYVKDRPGHDKRYAIDCTKIKTELGWQRKMTFEEGLNATVDWYLKNTEWVNHILSGEYTKWIDANYKSR; this comes from the coding sequence ATGCGCAAACTAAAAAATATTCTTGTAACTGGCGGTGCAGGTTTTATCGGCTCGAATTTTATTCACTATTTGTTTGGACTTTCTTCAGCGAATGGAAATCTTTTTAATGATGCAGATTTTAGCGGAAATGTTGTGAATGTTGACTGCCTTACTTATGCCGGAAATCTTGAGTCCTTAAAAGATGTTGAGGAAAAATTCGGCGGAAAGCGTTATTTTTTTGAAAAAGTGGATATTTGCAACCGCCCGGAAATTGAGCGGATTTTAAAGCAGTATGACATTGACACAATCATTCATTTTGCTGCGGAAAGCCACGTTGACCGTTCTATCTTGGGACCTGAAACTTTTATAAAAACAAATGTAATGGGAACTTTTACACTTTTGGATGCTGCCCGCAGTTTTTGGAAAAAGCCGGACGGAACATTCAGGGATGATGTTCTTTTTCATCATATTTCAACAGATGAAGTTTACGGTTCACTTGGTGAGACAGGATATTTTACAGAAACAACTCCTTATGATCCTCGATCTCCGTATTCTTCTAGCAAGGCAAGTTCTGACCATATTGCAATGGCGTATTTCCATACTTATGGTTTGCCGCTTACTTTAAGTAACTGCACAAACAATTACGGACCTTATCAGTTCCCTGAAAAACTTCTGCCTCTTATGATTAGCAATATCCGCGACGGAAAGCCTCTTCCTGTTTATGGCAAAGGCGACAATATCCGCGACTGGATTTATGTTGAAGATCACAACCGCGCAGTTTGGCTTATTGTAAACAAAGGGCGCACTGGTCAGAAATATAACATTGGCGGAGAAAATGAATGGCAGAATATAAAGCTTCTTCATAAAGTGATTGAGCTTTCTGCTGAAAAACTCGGAAAGCCTGCTTCTGAAATTGAAAAAACAATCACTTATGTAAAAGACCGTCCGGGACATGACAAGCGTTATGCGATTGACTGTACAAAAATAAAAACTGAGCTTGGCTGGCAGCGCAAAATGACTTTTGAGGAAGGCTTGAATGCGACTGTTGACTGGTATCTAAAAAATACAGAATGGGTTAACCACATTCTTAGCGGTGAATACACAAAATGGATAGACGCTAACTACAAGTCAAGATAA